A genomic segment from Lignipirellula cremea encodes:
- a CDS encoding alpha/beta hydrolase fold domain-containing protein gives MLCRIVLPLLLLALTTGSVLGQPPQGNSPFRRLDRNQDGKLTRDEIPPQLRPLLQRIDTNGDGEVTAEEDRAFTARRRAGQGRPGPMRPGQGRPPAAVVSDKIETLRDLPYAATDNPRQTLDLYLPKERASDGPLPVVVFIHGGGWQNGDKGGGGRMIAPLVESGHYIGVSIGYRLTGEASWPAQIHDCKAAIRWIKANAQKYQLDPEKIGVTGTSAGGHLVAMLGTSGDVPELEGKLGQHLDQNGRVACVVDQYGPSDLLSMGGFHDQAGSPESKLVGGQLTEHQETARQASPSHYVSAGDPPFLLLHGTADNVVPYSQSELLHKLLQKAGVASLLVPIEGAGHGRFRSEEPAQRMRDFFDLHLRGQKVDVSSEPISQTERPGR, from the coding sequence ATGTTATGCCGTATCGTTCTTCCTCTGTTACTGCTGGCTCTGACGACAGGCAGCGTGCTGGGGCAACCGCCGCAGGGGAACAGCCCGTTCCGTCGCCTTGACCGCAACCAGGATGGTAAATTGACGCGTGATGAAATTCCCCCGCAACTGCGGCCGCTGCTGCAGCGGATCGATACCAACGGCGACGGCGAAGTGACCGCGGAGGAAGACCGGGCCTTTACAGCCAGGCGTCGTGCGGGCCAGGGGCGACCAGGCCCGATGCGTCCAGGCCAGGGGCGACCTCCCGCTGCCGTCGTCTCGGACAAGATCGAGACGCTCCGCGATCTGCCGTATGCGGCGACCGATAACCCGCGGCAGACGCTCGATCTGTATCTGCCTAAAGAGCGGGCCAGCGACGGCCCTTTGCCGGTGGTCGTGTTCATCCACGGCGGCGGCTGGCAGAACGGCGATAAAGGGGGCGGCGGTCGGATGATTGCCCCGCTGGTCGAAAGCGGCCACTACATCGGCGTGTCGATCGGCTATCGGCTCACCGGCGAAGCGAGCTGGCCGGCCCAGATTCATGACTGCAAAGCGGCCATCCGCTGGATCAAAGCGAACGCCCAGAAGTACCAGCTGGACCCGGAAAAAATCGGCGTGACGGGCACATCGGCGGGCGGCCATCTGGTCGCCATGCTGGGAACCAGCGGCGACGTTCCGGAGCTGGAAGGGAAGCTGGGCCAGCACCTGGATCAGAACGGCCGCGTCGCCTGTGTCGTCGACCAGTACGGACCTTCCGACCTGTTGTCGATGGGCGGCTTTCACGACCAGGCCGGTTCGCCTGAGTCCAAGCTGGTTGGCGGACAGCTGACCGAACACCAGGAGACAGCCCGTCAGGCCTCGCCCAGCCATTACGTTTCCGCCGGCGATCCGCCCTTTCTCCTGCTGCACGGCACCGCAGATAACGTGGTGCCCTACTCGCAGTCGGAACTGCTGCACAAGCTGCTGCAAAAAGCGGGCGTCGCCAGTTTGCTGGTTCCGATCGAAGGCGCCGGCCACGGCCGATTCCGCAGCGAAGAGCCCGCCCAGCGGATGCGCGACTTTTTCGATCTGCATCTGCGAGGACAAAAGGTCGACGTTTCCAGCGAGCCCATTTCGCAGACAGAACGCCCGGGACGCTGA
- a CDS encoding DinB family protein: MTTAVLLIRRLHQHRNWVNQHLLAAAADLDEEPLRRTFAIGQGSIWASLLHLYAAEYVWLETLQGNQSGLLPGDLPGKLPGNQQGTGGVTGMAELQRDWAALQVRWEEYLDSLTDKQLEQPVYRASSRVNSGQPIATSRSDVLLHVCTHAQYTTAQVVNMFRQCGVESLPPTMLIALARQEAAG; the protein is encoded by the coding sequence ATGACGACTGCTGTGCTGCTGATCCGTCGCCTGCATCAACATCGGAACTGGGTCAACCAGCATCTGCTGGCTGCCGCCGCCGACCTGGACGAAGAGCCCTTGCGAAGGACGTTCGCCATCGGCCAGGGGTCGATCTGGGCGTCCCTGCTTCACCTTTACGCGGCGGAGTACGTCTGGCTGGAGACGCTGCAGGGGAACCAAAGTGGACTGCTGCCGGGCGACCTGCCCGGAAAGCTTCCCGGCAACCAGCAAGGGACCGGCGGCGTGACCGGCATGGCGGAACTCCAGCGGGACTGGGCCGCGCTGCAGGTCCGCTGGGAAGAATACCTGGACAGCCTGACCGACAAACAGCTGGAGCAGCCCGTTTATCGAGCAAGCAGCAGGGTCAACTCTGGCCAGCCGATAGCGACCTCCCGGTCCGACGTGCTGCTGCATGTTTGCACCCATGCCCAGTACACCACGGCGCAGGTGGTCAATATGTTTCGCCAGTGCGGCGTAGAAAGCTTGCCGCCGACGATGCTGATCGCCCTGGCCCGGCAGGAAGCGGCCGGCTGA
- a CDS encoding ankyrin repeat domain-containing protein, with protein sequence MSQLLDVPCVLISSSSDLQSERWRIKSYLNSGFLMRGANYRSLLWEEETEGGQLLSAKSPVQLQIDELTSGRVHATVVMFAERIGFPLRGEPPTHAAAILEEWRSAGLHHPWPEDPAEAAELLDAGKFPLTGTVYELLVARSKEHPGELFIGYVADRDVAPRTTLDEIQFNQARVFQASAVKGHAPHGKFVHEEYRPQVQGLLNLLKALGSQQHAGWIQRFETAEAMYKTLGQATLETLLPRLPNRTGQLPFKGNMEHFAHDDPLPLPDRVGLRQKLKIDLVDYSRRGEMLVLEGPSGCGKSSLMQKGVLGELPYEFKDAKVIVFRPTDFFSRTEGTPLEKMLGLLCEELESSPHGIHPPLELRRPDARRALDRPAQAADSLGRLLETQKRNLFLGLDQFEELMDVIALEENQRDNARSTWQVLRFLGAALQHDRVYCIGTLEQMRRTLIAELKIRERIGLVIREEDADFPLGEVRGFLRSTTLDAGLSLSEDLVDDIFKMVEAFESDKAKQAQGGETASFLPLLGIWLYRFFVAFQDRMLDAEAGASERFGMASKAITTQDLRERDIAMTLGPLIGEIVEAAWLEAGQLPQEQCEVTDREAMFKAINQGLQTPQLRPLITPFLGPGNSFRLTPFLKLMHKMGKAIPGVSWAPPKDQRDLDNFLNALVALDRHGNMRLREIPRESPLSTMRALIDTFERRRLLVPTGRSNVRLVHQATVDNWRPARVWLERQKESLEAERRIRHLSAEIAEFDTPLAELLAQHEKAFAYAVRVLFAKKAVWSLHHDSSLQEQDEILRSFCIRILSQAEHGDHFVDCAGIQVSFVKIAAIYGINECIEKWLSKDKTLVNHEEPETHDTPLMCAAWGAVETVRLLKRHGAKSKPNKEGWRPVAAAIQTGRIDILQELYGEYLSPTDVIGPMGVTMLHEAARATSSAALIYLLQFSSSVDPRLETSKSTPLHFAAMSGRTAQINLLMEDCERTAADSAGQTALDHAILYGQADAVSAILDHGALTDDERDTLLAGLPCGDRPPMPAVVRAALHAQPAVLLRLLPYCDEEKLLRNADDEHALTVLMKHNHAYEGGAPLADRVAYCVRHLLDEGQPQSRDVAAALKSVEGFPNAARMLQAWLVSCGEFDGVSDSALLGWLTGSQLLAAFSVLRNVPGVLDKTNKKGDRGATLLICKGKPEVIAAALAEEILPTLEPELFRLEAAFRLVREGVPLPATREPLHPIISRIAADEAPELKALLKEMLPDSKSFRPLPHRLALRDEEAAFAAVVGPLHDGVPLDQYDRPPSALAPPDRRPRYRELESTKLRSTP encoded by the coding sequence ATGTCGCAATTATTAGACGTCCCGTGCGTACTCATTTCATCGTCATCGGACCTGCAGTCCGAACGCTGGCGGATCAAGAGTTACCTCAACTCTGGGTTCCTAATGCGCGGGGCCAACTACAGGTCCTTGCTCTGGGAGGAAGAGACTGAGGGCGGCCAGTTGCTCAGTGCAAAGTCCCCGGTCCAGCTGCAGATCGACGAATTAACTTCCGGCCGCGTGCACGCCACCGTGGTGATGTTCGCCGAGCGGATCGGCTTTCCCCTGCGGGGAGAACCACCCACGCACGCCGCCGCCATCCTGGAGGAATGGCGTTCGGCAGGCCTGCACCACCCCTGGCCGGAAGACCCGGCGGAAGCGGCGGAACTGTTAGACGCAGGCAAGTTCCCCTTAACGGGCACCGTCTACGAGTTACTCGTCGCTCGATCCAAGGAACATCCGGGCGAACTGTTTATCGGCTACGTCGCCGACCGGGATGTCGCACCCCGGACGACCCTTGACGAAATCCAATTCAACCAGGCACGGGTCTTCCAGGCGTCCGCGGTCAAAGGCCATGCGCCGCATGGAAAGTTCGTCCATGAAGAGTATCGACCCCAGGTCCAGGGTTTACTTAACCTGCTCAAAGCGCTCGGGAGCCAGCAGCACGCCGGCTGGATACAACGTTTTGAGACGGCCGAAGCCATGTACAAGACCCTGGGTCAGGCGACGCTGGAGACGCTGTTACCGCGTTTGCCCAACCGCACGGGCCAGCTCCCCTTCAAGGGAAATATGGAACATTTCGCCCACGACGATCCGCTGCCTTTGCCCGATCGCGTTGGCTTGCGCCAGAAGTTAAAGATCGATCTCGTAGACTACTCACGCAGGGGCGAGATGCTTGTCCTTGAGGGGCCGAGCGGCTGCGGCAAATCATCTTTGATGCAAAAGGGCGTCCTCGGGGAGTTACCCTACGAGTTCAAAGACGCCAAAGTTATCGTTTTCCGCCCCACCGACTTCTTTAGTCGGACAGAAGGAACGCCGCTGGAGAAGATGCTGGGGTTGCTCTGCGAGGAGCTGGAAAGTTCGCCCCACGGCATTCATCCCCCGCTGGAACTGCGGCGTCCCGACGCCCGGCGCGCTCTCGATCGCCCAGCCCAGGCCGCCGACTCGCTAGGGCGATTGCTCGAAACCCAGAAGCGTAATCTCTTCCTCGGCCTTGATCAGTTCGAAGAGCTGATGGATGTCATCGCGTTAGAAGAAAACCAACGCGACAACGCACGCAGCACCTGGCAGGTGCTCCGCTTCCTTGGCGCCGCTCTCCAGCACGATCGTGTCTACTGCATCGGCACCCTTGAGCAAATGCGGAGGACTTTGATCGCCGAGCTGAAGATCCGCGAGCGCATCGGTCTGGTCATCCGAGAAGAAGACGCAGACTTCCCCCTGGGCGAGGTCCGTGGCTTCTTGCGCAGCACAACCCTGGATGCCGGCCTGAGTCTCTCGGAGGATCTTGTCGACGACATTTTCAAGATGGTCGAGGCATTTGAAAGCGACAAAGCGAAGCAAGCCCAGGGCGGCGAGACGGCATCCTTCTTGCCGCTTCTGGGGATCTGGCTTTACCGGTTTTTTGTAGCTTTCCAGGACCGGATGCTGGACGCAGAAGCGGGAGCTTCTGAGCGGTTTGGGATGGCATCCAAGGCGATCACGACGCAGGATCTTCGGGAACGCGATATCGCGATGACGCTTGGCCCGCTGATCGGCGAGATCGTTGAAGCGGCCTGGCTCGAGGCGGGCCAGTTGCCGCAGGAACAGTGCGAAGTCACCGATCGCGAGGCAATGTTCAAGGCGATCAACCAGGGTTTACAAACCCCCCAACTCCGTCCGCTGATTACACCATTCCTTGGTCCAGGGAACTCTTTTCGTTTAACGCCCTTCCTCAAGTTGATGCACAAGATGGGGAAGGCGATCCCCGGTGTGAGCTGGGCGCCGCCGAAAGATCAAAGGGATTTAGATAATTTTCTCAACGCCCTTGTCGCCCTGGATCGTCACGGCAACATGCGACTTCGCGAAATCCCGCGAGAGTCTCCCCTCTCTACCATGCGAGCACTGATTGACACTTTCGAGCGGCGGCGCCTGCTGGTCCCGACGGGACGCAGCAACGTCCGACTGGTCCACCAGGCAACGGTCGACAACTGGCGGCCAGCCAGGGTCTGGCTCGAGCGACAGAAGGAGTCGCTGGAGGCTGAGCGACGCATCCGCCACCTGTCCGCGGAAATCGCGGAGTTCGATACGCCGCTGGCGGAACTGCTCGCCCAGCATGAAAAAGCGTTTGCATACGCCGTGCGAGTGTTGTTTGCAAAGAAGGCGGTATGGTCCCTGCACCATGACTCCTCCCTGCAGGAGCAGGATGAAATCCTGCGAAGTTTCTGCATCAGGATCCTGTCCCAGGCCGAGCACGGAGACCATTTCGTCGATTGCGCCGGCATCCAGGTCTCCTTCGTGAAAATCGCCGCCATTTACGGTATCAACGAGTGCATCGAGAAGTGGCTAAGCAAAGACAAAACCCTCGTCAATCATGAGGAGCCAGAAACTCACGACACTCCCTTGATGTGTGCGGCGTGGGGGGCTGTGGAGACCGTCCGCCTGCTCAAAAGGCACGGGGCAAAATCAAAGCCGAACAAGGAAGGCTGGCGCCCTGTCGCTGCGGCGATCCAGACCGGCCGCATCGACATCCTGCAGGAACTCTATGGCGAGTACCTCAGCCCGACCGACGTGATCGGCCCCATGGGTGTCACCATGCTGCACGAAGCAGCGCGGGCGACCAGTTCGGCCGCTCTGATCTACTTGCTGCAGTTTTCAAGCAGCGTCGACCCACGCCTGGAAACGTCCAAGAGCACCCCGCTGCACTTCGCCGCCATGTCGGGCCGAACCGCCCAGATTAATCTCCTGATGGAGGACTGCGAACGCACTGCTGCCGATTCCGCAGGCCAGACCGCGCTGGACCACGCGATCCTCTACGGCCAGGCGGACGCCGTGAGCGCTATCCTGGACCACGGAGCCCTGACCGACGACGAGCGGGACACACTGCTGGCCGGTTTGCCCTGCGGCGATCGTCCGCCGATGCCGGCCGTCGTCCGAGCCGCCCTGCACGCCCAGCCGGCGGTTCTTCTCCGACTGCTCCCGTATTGCGACGAGGAAAAGCTGTTGCGGAACGCCGACGACGAACATGCCTTGACCGTCCTGATGAAGCATAACCACGCGTACGAGGGCGGCGCGCCACTGGCCGACCGTGTGGCCTATTGCGTGCGCCACTTGCTCGACGAGGGTCAACCGCAAAGCCGCGATGTAGCCGCTGCGCTCAAATCCGTGGAAGGCTTCCCGAACGCCGCGAGGATGCTGCAGGCGTGGCTTGTCAGCTGCGGCGAGTTCGACGGCGTGTCCGACTCGGCCCTCCTCGGCTGGCTCACGGGTTCGCAACTTCTCGCCGCGTTTTCGGTGCTGCGTAACGTCCCCGGCGTGCTCGACAAAACCAATAAAAAGGGCGACCGCGGTGCGACCCTGCTGATCTGCAAGGGCAAGCCCGAAGTCATCGCCGCCGCGCTCGCCGAAGAGATCTTGCCGACGCTTGAGCCCGAGTTGTTCCGCCTGGAGGCGGCGTTTCGACTGGTAAGAGAAGGCGTCCCTCTCCCTGCCACGCGAGAACCGCTCCACCCGATCATCAGCCGAATCGCAGCCGATGAAGCGCCCGAGCTGAAAGCGTTGCTCAAGGAGATGCTTCCCGACAGCAAGAGCTTCCGGCCGCTGCCCCACCGGTTGGCTCTGCGGGACGAGGAGGCAGCCTTTGCGGCGGTCGTCGGACCGCTGCATGACGGCGTGCCGCTGGACCAGTACGATCGCCCCCCTTCGGCCCTGGCGCCGCCGGACCGCCGCCCGCGTTACCGCGAACTGGAATCGACAAAACTCAGGAGCACTCCATGA
- a CDS encoding alpha/beta hydrolase — translation MRQYSLLVLGLISAASCLGCGQAGERSDMAYGPDDGATTRPQIVEPAGDPGGESPATLQPPAESVVAPPVLFQLDVPPVIGPPLAQPTFDPPAAEPPAAEPPAQAMQSMAMQPRVFSSESPVKPRAAVSAIPFVVGPKSVAPPAPATGAATVAPSAEMQPFLGLPAPPESPVPAETDNGVFTRDENFTSVKVFYGTDRSRYDSDPPRSAASFRLLIAAFALATVTILIASIAMFVRAYRGLLYTGAGLGLAVTLLLAILVLQSPSGNHPAVRPTMEYTGGRGVMQYGECVVTIPLDHRLGQLEAPSVLKMEFAEKEEDHVTLAKVSPVDYEEFRTRLADTVSRSKRREVLVFVHGYNASFADAARRTGQIAYDLQFDGAPIFFSWPSQDTYVGYTVDENNVAWATPHLKKFLLDVARDSGAKMVHLVAHSMGNRALTHALRELALERPGAEPLFDQVVLAAPDVDAEIFTRDLAPEIVKAGKQVTLYASSNDRALMASKVVHGFPRAGDSGELLVLAPGIQTIDVSSVDTSLLGHSYYGSSNSILADLYFLLLKAFPAAQRSWLEPMDREGQAYWVFDKGRAALAIPQIPRMR, via the coding sequence ATGCGTCAGTATTCGCTGCTCGTTCTGGGATTGATATCTGCAGCGTCCTGCCTGGGTTGCGGCCAGGCGGGCGAGCGGTCCGATATGGCTTACGGGCCCGACGATGGCGCGACGACACGTCCGCAGATCGTTGAACCCGCTGGGGATCCAGGAGGGGAATCGCCTGCAACGCTGCAGCCGCCGGCCGAATCGGTCGTGGCGCCGCCGGTGCTGTTCCAACTGGATGTGCCGCCGGTGATTGGTCCGCCGCTGGCCCAGCCCACTTTTGATCCTCCGGCCGCCGAACCACCTGCCGCCGAACCGCCGGCCCAGGCCATGCAGTCCATGGCGATGCAGCCGCGGGTGTTCAGCAGCGAAAGCCCGGTGAAGCCCCGCGCCGCGGTCTCCGCCATCCCGTTTGTTGTCGGCCCCAAAAGTGTGGCGCCCCCGGCTCCTGCAACCGGCGCCGCCACGGTCGCTCCGTCGGCGGAGATGCAGCCTTTTCTGGGCCTGCCGGCTCCGCCCGAGTCGCCCGTCCCCGCGGAAACGGACAACGGCGTGTTCACCCGGGACGAAAACTTCACCTCGGTCAAAGTTTTTTATGGGACCGACCGTTCCCGATACGACAGCGACCCGCCCCGGTCGGCGGCTTCTTTCCGTTTGCTGATCGCGGCGTTCGCGCTGGCGACCGTGACCATTCTGATCGCCTCCATCGCCATGTTCGTCCGGGCGTATCGCGGGCTGCTGTACACCGGCGCCGGACTGGGGCTGGCGGTCACCCTGCTGCTGGCCATCCTGGTGCTGCAGTCGCCCAGCGGAAACCATCCCGCGGTGCGGCCGACCATGGAATACACCGGCGGACGCGGGGTCATGCAGTACGGCGAATGCGTGGTGACGATTCCACTGGACCATCGCCTGGGCCAGTTGGAAGCGCCGTCGGTGCTGAAGATGGAATTTGCCGAGAAAGAAGAAGACCACGTGACGCTGGCGAAGGTGTCGCCGGTCGATTACGAAGAGTTCCGGACGCGTCTGGCCGACACGGTCTCCCGTTCCAAACGGCGCGAAGTGCTGGTGTTTGTGCATGGATACAACGCCTCCTTCGCCGACGCCGCCCGGCGGACGGGACAGATTGCCTACGACCTGCAGTTCGATGGCGCCCCCATCTTTTTCAGCTGGCCCTCGCAGGATACCTATGTGGGCTACACCGTCGACGAGAACAACGTCGCCTGGGCGACTCCGCATTTGAAAAAGTTCCTGCTGGATGTGGCCCGGGACTCGGGCGCGAAGATGGTGCACCTGGTCGCCCACAGCATGGGGAACCGGGCGCTCACGCATGCGTTGCGGGAACTGGCCCTGGAGCGTCCTGGCGCCGAGCCGCTGTTCGATCAGGTCGTGCTGGCGGCGCCGGATGTCGACGCCGAAATCTTCACCCGCGATCTGGCGCCTGAAATTGTGAAAGCGGGGAAACAGGTAACGCTTTACGCCTCTTCCAACGATCGGGCTTTGATGGCGTCGAAGGTCGTCCATGGCTTTCCCAGGGCCGGCGACTCGGGCGAACTGCTGGTGCTAGCGCCCGGCATTCAGACGATCGACGTGTCAAGTGTTGACACCAGCCTGCTCGGCCATTCCTACTATGGCAGCAGCAATTCCATTCTGGCCGATTTGTACTTCCTGCTCCTGAAAGCGTTTCCCGCCGCCCAGCGGTCCTGGCTGGAACCGATGGACCGGGAAGGGCAAGCCTACTGGGTCTTCGACAAAGGCCGGGCCGCCCTTGCCATTCCCCAGATTCCGCGAATGCGATAG
- a CDS encoding LptF/LptG family permease — protein sequence MPLITRQITSELVKMFAVTLGGLTLLMILVGVVQEALNQGLGIGPVLKLIPFLLPNALRFAAPGAVLFSACSVYGRISAGNEIVALKSGGVSPWATLKPAFVLAFILSLLTVWLNDLAVTWGREGVHRVVLQSVEQIAYGMLRSRRSYSTPKFDIVVQGVEDKILVRPTVVVQGSGDDPTITFTAREAEIRTIPQRGVLVFAMRDGAMEVGDQASLVFHDTIEHEVPLSDASNQDDVGGPSQIPLRSIAGESAKQQTEIAKLEESLAAQTAMDLLLGDHAEFLNARPQNQARGLEAARHRLYRLKTEPWRRWATGFSCFFFVWAGAPLAIRLRNADLFTSFGMCFLPILLVYYPLLAYGVDRAKCGGLPPYSVWLGNLILLLAGFWIMRKVVRY from the coding sequence ATGCCTCTGATCACCCGCCAGATTACCAGCGAATTGGTCAAAATGTTCGCCGTTACGCTGGGCGGACTCACCCTGCTGATGATCCTGGTGGGGGTTGTCCAGGAAGCGCTCAACCAGGGGCTGGGGATCGGGCCGGTTCTGAAACTGATCCCGTTCCTGTTGCCGAATGCCCTGCGGTTTGCGGCGCCGGGCGCCGTGCTGTTTTCCGCCTGCAGTGTGTATGGCCGGATTTCCGCCGGCAACGAGATCGTGGCGCTCAAGTCGGGCGGCGTGTCTCCCTGGGCCACTTTGAAACCGGCTTTTGTGCTGGCGTTTATTTTGAGCCTGCTCACCGTGTGGCTGAACGACCTGGCCGTCACCTGGGGCCGGGAAGGCGTACATCGGGTGGTGCTGCAGTCGGTGGAACAGATCGCTTACGGCATGCTCCGCAGTCGCCGTTCCTACAGCACGCCCAAGTTTGATATCGTCGTGCAGGGGGTGGAAGACAAGATTCTGGTGCGGCCGACGGTCGTGGTGCAAGGGTCGGGCGACGATCCGACCATTACCTTCACCGCCCGCGAGGCCGAAATCCGCACGATCCCCCAGCGGGGCGTGCTGGTCTTCGCCATGCGGGACGGCGCGATGGAAGTGGGCGACCAGGCGTCGCTGGTGTTCCATGATACGATCGAACACGAAGTACCGCTGTCGGACGCCTCGAACCAGGACGACGTAGGTGGTCCCTCGCAGATACCGCTGCGCAGTATTGCCGGCGAATCGGCCAAACAGCAGACCGAAATCGCCAAACTGGAAGAATCGCTGGCCGCCCAGACTGCCATGGATCTGCTCCTGGGCGACCATGCCGAGTTCCTCAATGCCCGGCCGCAAAACCAGGCTCGCGGACTGGAGGCGGCCCGCCATCGTTTGTATCGCCTGAAGACCGAGCCCTGGCGCCGCTGGGCGACGGGATTCAGCTGCTTCTTCTTTGTCTGGGCCGGGGCGCCTTTGGCGATCCGGCTGCGCAACGCCGACCTGTTCACCAGTTTTGGCATGTGCTTTTTGCCCATCCTGCTAGTGTATTACCCGCTGCTGGCGTACGGCGTCGACCGCGCCAAATGCGGCGGTCTGCCGCCCTATTCGGTCTGGCTGGGCAATCTCATCCTGCTGCTCGCCGGCTTCTGGATCATGCGCAAGGTCGTGCGGTACTAA